The Subtercola sp. PAMC28395 genome segment CCTCGCGGCCCGTTGCGAGCGCGGGGTCGATGTCGATACCGGCCCAGAGCCCCGCGGTGCGCACCGCGACAACGCCGTGCCCGATGAGCTCGTTCAACCGGCTGGCCAGACGCTCGCCGAGATCGGCAGCGCGCTCCTGGAACTCGCCGGTCGCGAGCATGCCGACTACAGCCGAACCGACAGCCGCCGCGAGCGGGTTGCCGCCGAAGGTCGAGCCGTGCTCGCCCGGGTGCAGCACTCCGAGCACCTCGGAGTTGCCGACAACCGCGGAGACCGGAACGATGCCTCCACCGAGCGCTTTGCCCAACAGATAGAGATCGGGAACGACGCCCACGAGATCGCAGGCGAAGGTGGCGCCAGTACGGCCGAGGCCCGACTGGATCTCGTCGGCGATCATGAGCACGTTGTGCGCTGTGCAGAGCTCGCGCACCGCCGGAAGATAGTCGGCGGGCGGCACGATGATGCCCGCCTCGCCCTGGATCGGCTCGACGAGCACGGCGACCGTGTTCTCGTCGATGGCTGCCGCGAGCGCCGAGGCGTCACCGTACGGAACCGTGCGGAACCCAGGCGTGAACGGGCCGAACCCGTCGCGTGCGGTGGGGTCGTCGGAGAAACTCACGATCGAGATCGTGCGCCCGTGGAAGTTGCCGCCCATCACGATGATGTTCGCCAGCCCCTCCGGCACGCCTTTCACTCGATAGCCCCAGGCGCGGGCGACCTTCAGTCCGGATTCGACGGCTTCAGCCCCCGTGTTCATGGGGAGCACCATGTCTTTGCCGGCCAGAGCCGCAAGCGACTCCACGAACGGGCCGAGCTGGTCGTTGTGGAACGCGCGTGAGGTGAGAGTGATGCGCCCCAGCTGGGTGCGGGCGGCATCGAGCAGCACGGGGTGCGAGTGCCCGAAGTTCACGGCAGAGTAGGCGGCGAGGCAGTCGAGGTACCGACGGCCGTCGATCGCGGTGACCCACGCGCCGTCGCCCGATTCGACGACGATCGGCAGCGGGTGGTAGTTGTGCGCGGCATGCGCCTCTTCGCGGGCGATAGCCTCGGAGGTCACAATGCTGGGCACGGCAGTCTCGGTCGTGGAGGGGCCGGTTGGGGAGATCATCGGCGCAGCTCCAGCGTGCAGCACTTCACTCCGCCGCCGCCGAGCAGAAGCTCCGACAGGTCGACGCCGATCGGGTTGTAGCCACGTTCTCGCAACTGCGCTTCGAAACCGACCGCCCGGGAGG includes the following:
- the rocD gene encoding ornithine--oxo-acid transaminase; the protein is MISPTGPSTTETAVPSIVTSEAIAREEAHAAHNYHPLPIVVESGDGAWVTAIDGRRYLDCLAAYSAVNFGHSHPVLLDAARTQLGRITLTSRAFHNDQLGPFVESLAALAGKDMVLPMNTGAEAVESGLKVARAWGYRVKGVPEGLANIIVMGGNFHGRTISIVSFSDDPTARDGFGPFTPGFRTVPYGDASALAAAIDENTVAVLVEPIQGEAGIIVPPADYLPAVRELCTAHNVLMIADEIQSGLGRTGATFACDLVGVVPDLYLLGKALGGGIVPVSAVVGNSEVLGVLHPGEHGSTFGGNPLAAAVGSAVVGMLATGEFQERAADLGERLASRLNELIGHGVVAVRTAGLWAGIDIDPALATGREVCELLMERGVLAKDTHGSTIRLAPPLVITPEDLDWAVDQLAEVLAALRARM